The nucleotide window CGCGGAACAGAAGGCTGAAAATCAGGTCCTGGCCCGGCGTCGGGTTCGGATTGAGCATGTCAACAGCAGCGTGAAGCGATGTCGGATTGTCAAGGAACAGATTCGGTTACAGGGCGAGGGGGTTCGGGATCTGGTGATGGGAGTTTGTGCCGCCCTTCACAATTTTCGAGTTCGGATCACACCCTGGGTTCCTATGATTTAATCGTAATAACCTTTACTCTAAAAAACAACTGGAAAAATTGTCTTCGTAAAGCTGGATCAAAGAGACTCAGTCTGATAATAATAAAAACATTCTGACCCTTAACTTCAACCAAACAACCTTACTCAAGCTAATTCCTGTAATCAATAAATATTTCCGGTTTCTCAGTATTTACCTTTCAAACATCCACCATCATCCCAAAGCTACTTGACGACAAATTCCCCCACCGGCTATGGATATCTCAGATTCCCCAACATAACAAACCCAGGGCCACTTATGAAAAATCATCTTCAGCGTCTTTTCTATAGCCTGTTATCAGCTCTATCAATTTTCCATCAACCAGCATTGAGCCAGCCTGTGATTGAACAAACGCCAGAGTCACCAGTCATCGCCATCACATTTGACGATCTTCCTCTCAATGGACGACAAACCAGTTTGATACTCCAACACAAAATGACCCAGCGGTTAATTTACACCATCCGCACCAACCGGATTGCGGCGGTGGGATTTGTGAATGAAGCCCAGCTTTTTGAATATGGGGAAATTGACCGTCGGGTGGACCTTTTAAAACTCTGGGTAGATGCTGAATTAGAGCTTGGAAACCATACGTATTCACATCCATCCCTGCATGAAACCCCGGTTGAAGTCTTTATGGAAGACATCATCCGTGGTGAAACCGTCACCAAAATGCTCTATAAGCCAAAGAAACTCCCGCTCCGGTACTTCCGCCATCCATACCTGCGGGCTGGACTATCACCCGAAACCAGAGCCCAGATCGAATCTTTTCTCAGCCGGCGCGGGTACACAATTGCCCCAGTCACCATTGAAAACTCCGACTGGATGTTTAATGCCCTCTATACTCCGGCCAAACTGGCTGGAAAGAAACACGAAATGCAGGCGGTGGGTCAGGCGTATGTCACCTATACCGAAGAAATGTTTGCTTATTTTGAAGCACTCTCCGAAGCAGTTCTTGGTCGGCAGGTGCGTCACATTTTGTTACTGCATTCCAATGAACTCAATGCCGACTATTTTGACGAACTGGTCGGCTTGATGAAAAAACGCGGCTACCATTTTGTCTCACTTGAGGAGGCACTGGCTGATCCAGCCTACCAGCAGCCCGACACCTATTTCGGGAAAGGGGGCATTTCCTGGCTTCAACGATGGGCAATTTCGAAAGAGATGACCCCCAGGTTCAGGAAAAAACCCGAACCTCCAGTTGATATCCAAAAATCATTTGGTCAGCTTGGATATTGATCAACACCCTGGATTTGACTGAATTTTTTGCCGGGTTGAAGTTGTCAATGGCAAGAAATACCTGGGAGCCATTGAGCTCAAATTAATTCAAATTGCTGTATTTTCAGGAGATAGATGGAATCAGAGGAATACTGGATTTTTTCTGGAAAATTTTTCGACTGGCTGTAATTTTTTTACCTTTATTTCATCAGCCAATGAACCTGAGAAGTGTTAACAATGAGAATTGGGTTGTGGCCTTTGGCGAGAACATACAAATGCGGCGTGTTGCTCGTCTCCAAAATCCAATTCTCATTTTTTTTGATCAGACGGGCTATTTCTTGACCGGGGGAGGAAGTTCGCGGGCTTCACAAACCGATTCAAATCCATTTCGGCCATGCGCCCCATCGCAAAACGGCTTGTTAACCGAATGTCCACACCGACATAACCCAATCACGGTGCGACCAGCCAGCCCAAACGGGCGTCCCTGAGCATCAAAAATTTCAAAATCGCCTTCAATCCTCAGCGATCCATTTGGGTTTATGGTAATTTTGGTAGCTGCCATAGTGAGTGTTCTCCTGATGAACTGAAGTTTGGGTTGAACTGCCATTCAACCTGAAGTACTGGTTATTTGAAAGCGTGCATCACCCGCACGACCGGGTACACATCTTTGTCGGTTTCGAAATAGGGTGAGCGTTGATAAAAAAAGTACAGGCGGGCCTGTGGGTCGGCGGCGAATTGTGCATCATTTTTGAGCCGCTGCTCAAACTCTTCGCGCAGTTTGGGGTTTAACTCCAACATTTTGCGGGCAATCGGCTCCATCACATAGTCGGAGTAATATTCTTTTTGCTCAAAAATCGAGTCAAACCGGCCCCATCGCAGTGCTGAATCGGGACCTTCCGGTTCCAGGATATTAAAGGCGACCCTGGCCACCCGCTGGTTCATGGGAACAAAGATGGTTCCGGCTGGAAACGAAAGCGTCCGCTTTCGAGGGGTCATGGAAAAACTCGAAACCAGATGCCGCCCTTCAAATGGTCGGTCAGACCACTTCACCATCTGAAAAGTATACTCTTCAACTTCAGTCGAAAGGTTCTGTGACAATCGCTTAAGCTGGACCCCGTGTGCCTCCAGCAGGTCAATAATCTCAGTCCACTCGGCTGGAATGAAATATCCATAGGGGACGACCGGTGAGGCAGTCGGAACGGTTTGATCATAAAACAGCGAATCAACCGTGACTGGCTGGCTGCCATAGCGGGGAATGGAACTTCCAGTGATCGCGCTTTGTTCAAACGTGGTGGTCACGCCTCGAAAAGCATAGGGTTCGTTCGCTGTTCCCAGTTTCCCAGCTAAATACAACTGGACACCCGGCGCCTGCTTTTGTGAAAGCGCGGCGATTTGTTCATCCGCCTGGGTTACGGCTTGTTTGAGAGCGGCGGGATTACCAGCAATGAGGTGGAGGGTTTGAACAATGACGTCATAGTGGGACCAAACCTGGGTCCGATATGGTTTGAGGCTGTGTGTTTCCACCAGCAACCCTGGGCGATTGCAAATGGCGGCATACCCGGTCGAAAATCGCGGCGTTGAGGGGCCGCCTTGAAACCCTTTTGTGACGTCCTGTTCGTCAATTGGTTCAATATAGGGGCCAACCACGTGGCCACCCTGTTCAAGTCCGGCTTGAAATTTTGGCACAAACGAATTTCGAACCCAGTTTCCAACCGTTGGCCAGACTTCTAACCCACTGGGAATACTGATGGTCACGTCATATTGGTAATCCATGCCATCCGTCACATGGTTATCCATCAAAAAGTCTGGTTTCCAGCTTGTCCACATCTTGAGCCAGGCTCGCATCTCCGGGGTATCCGCTTTGAGATAATCACGATTGAGGTTTTTGCGGTGCGCGGTGACGCGAAATCCCATTTCACGGGGACCGGCCTGGTTAATGCGGTTATAGGCTGACACGCGTTCGTGACCATCAATATTAAAAACCGGCATCACCAGTAAAATAACGTGATCTAAAAGAGCCGCATACTTTTTGGAGACCACGACATCCCGCACAAACATAAACGAGGCGTCTTTGCCGCCAATTTCACCAGAGTGAATTCCATTTTGGATAAAGATGATCGGTTTGCCGGTTTTCGCGGCGGCTTCGGGGGTAAACGCCCGGTCCTTAGACACAATCACCACCACCAGATCACGGCCTTGGGGCGTCCTGGCGAGGGGCTGGATTTTGATCAGGGACGAGCGTTTCTCAAGTTTTTGATAGAGTTCCAGGACCTCCGCATATCGCCCGGTCTCAACATACCTGGATTTCTCGAAGTGGGTCAGCAGGTCAGGCGGCGACGCTTTGGTACTGTCGGTAAGTGACCGTGCCGGCCCCGCTTCCGGAGGCTGCCAGCCGGTCAATGGCGGGGAAGGTGGAACTGGGTAAACGGATGGGTTCTGCCCCAATGCCGGGACCACAAACAGAACCGCCAGAAGTGAGGCCAGCAGAAATTGGAAGCTGGCAACATTTTTTTTACGTGACATAGGCTTTTCTAAAATGCTTGAATCAGGATGAAGGTCGTTGTGGACGGCACATCCTAAAGAGAGTGCCGTTCAGAAGCAATTCCAGACCGCTGATGATGCGATTCAAGGCTGAGGAAAGAAAATGATGAAGTTACAACGCCTCCCCAACACACTTCGCCCTTCATTCTTTTGCATAGGACCGTTGTTCCTGATGTGGATAAACACGTTTGGAGTGTTTGCCCAAAGCGAACTACCTTCATCTAAATTTGACCAGCCGATTGAAATCCACACCTACAAATATCAAAAAGGGGACGATGCCCGATGGGCGGCGCCGGATTTTGATGATTCCGGCTGGTCTCAAACCATCATTAAAAAAGAGTCGCCATCGGAACCACTGACTGACTGGCAGGGATATTTCTGGTTTCGGGCTGAGGTGACGATACCACCAGCCATGATCGGTCAGGATATTGCCTTTTCCTACCAAAAAAATTATGCCCATCAAGCCGTCGAGGTTTTTTTGAATGGAGTCAAGGTTGGAAGCTGTGGCCGATTTCCGCCGGCGATTGGCTTTGAAAACCAAACCACGATGGTTGTTCCCATCCCCGCGCATGCGGTCAACACACAGGGAAAGGTAAAGCTGGCCTTCCGCGCCTGGGCCCCCGATGATCCGCTTTTTGGGACCGCGCGGCTCCAGTTCCCAGTCAAAATATGGTGGACCATGGCCCTGGAAACCCAGGTTTTATCCTGGAAACGTGGCTTGATGGTACGTCACATCGTCCCATTTATCCTCTCCCTGATATTTGCGTTGGTTGGTATCTATCATTATGTTCTATACCGCCGGCGGCAGGAACTGACTGAATATTTCTGGTTTTCACTCACGGCCCTTGGATTTGCTGGCAACACGTTTATTACTTGCTTTTGGGCTGACTTTTGGGTGAATTCCCCTCGTTTGGAAATGCGATTGATGACCTTAAGTCAAACTCTCACCGTCTTGATGGGGTTGCAATTTGTACTGGTCTTTTTTCAGTATCCCACATCCCAGTTGATTCGCTGGTATCAGGTTGCTTTAATTGGAGTTTCTGGTCTGGTGGTCATCGTTCCAGATAGGTGGTTTCATGCTAATTTCCAATTTCTATTTTATTTTTCAGTGATTGGCGTGGTCTTGATTGGAAGCATTATTTATCAAAAAGTGATGCAGCGATACGTTGATTCGATTCCGTTGGGAATCGGGATTATGTTTGTGGTAATAAGTGAAATACTGGAAGTTGTAAAACAATCAAAGTTTTGGCATTACCTCCCTGAGATTGACAACTATGCCCAGTATGGGTTTGCGAGCTTTCTTTTTATGATGGCATTCTCGCTTTCAAATCGGTTCAGTCGGGTTTATTCCGAGCTGGATGCGTTGAATCAAGATCTGGAGCGGAAAGTCATTGAACGAACCGAACAAATTACCCGTCAGCGCGACGAAATCGCGAGCCAAAAAGAAGAACTGGAGCAGAGAAAAACCGAAGTTGAAGCCAAGAACCAGGAACTGGACGAAAAAGTGGCCGAACTCACCGCTGCCCAGAAACAGGCCAATCGAATTTTCTCAGCCTTGGCCCAAGCGCTTCCGGGAACAATCCTGGACGGGAAATACCAGCTTGCGGAAAAGATTGGGACCGGAGGCTTTGGCGCGGTCTTCCGGGCGACCCAGCTTAATCTCAACCGGTCTGTGGCGGTCAAAGTCTTCCGGCCAGCCGCGGGCAATGATTCCGAGGATGCGATTGAGCGATTTCGCCGCGAAGGGGTCTCGGCCTCACGTGTAAACCATCCCAATGCGATTTCGATTGTTGATTCCGGAGTTTCAAGCGATGGAATTGCCTATCTCGTCATGGAATTACTCAATGGGCATACCTTAACTGACGAACTTCGATCTGCTCCACGGCTTTCGGTGTCTCGGTCCTTGAAAATCCTGATTCCGGTGTGCGATGCGCTCAGTTATGCCCATTCCGTCGGGATCATCCATCGGGATATCAAACCTGACAATATCTTTATCAATCAATCGCCTGAAGGGGAAGTGGTCAAGGTACTTGATTTTGGCATTGCCAAGCTGATCGGGGCTGAATCGGGGGGCATTGCCGGCGAGCAACTGACGGGCACGGGGTTGATTGTCGGCACCCCGGCGTATATGCCTCCGGAACGACTGAGTGGGAAACCGTATGATGGACGCGCTGATGTCTACAGCATTGGCATCATCATGTTCCAAATGATTGCCGGGCAACTTCCGTTTGCTGAAGCTCAAAACAGTCTCTGGGAGTTGATTCTGGCCCATACAACACGTGCCATCCCATCCCTGCGAGCCTATACCGAAAACATCCCGGAAGAACTGGAAACGCTGGTTTATTCGGCTTTGGCGAAAGCCCCGGAAGCCCGTCCATCGGCTCGTGAACTGGCTCATCAACTCAGCATCATCCTGGCTAATTTGGATGAGGTTCAGACCCATCAGGTTACGGCCCCCCGTGAACTCCGGCGTATTTCGACCTTCGAAACCACCCCATTGACAACGGGGCATCAAGGTGAACCCCGACCAACCAGTTTCGAAGGAATGTCGGATGCAATCACCGTTCTGGCTGAAAAGCCTGATACCACCACCCTCACTCAACAGGCTGTGGTCGAACAAACCCAGGAGGTTGCGAGTCTGGAACCACGGCACGTCGCCAATATGGAAACAGTGGTCACTGAACGGCCAGCTCCAACCGACGAATAGTCTATGTTATTGAATAATAACATATTAACCTGTTCATACTTCATACTTCATACTTCATACTTCCAATAAATTGTGCTCGCATTGAGGGCTATTTCCGTGTATAACCAGGATGGTTGAGGGTGCCCCACGAAGATTGTTTCCTTTCATCCTCGTCATGGATCTTCTCCCGGCACCCCATTTAGTTCCTGGCACTGAAACACGATGTTTCTTTCGGGTAAATTTTTTCGGGAGAAACTATTGCCAGTTTGGACTTCATGGCGTTTAATGACGTGTTGCGTCACCGCCCTTGACCAACGTGACGTAACTCGACCTTCCTCCTCGCCTTTCGGCAATCGAGTTTTCCCTGATAACAATACAATCGGTTTACCGTGATGGTCATTGTACCCGACGGGACGGTACTTGCTTATCCCCAGGCTGCCTGTACCAGCGTGTGATGGAAGGCACGGCGCTCCACAAGTAGCCACTCACCGACGTGTGCGCTTCATACCGCACAGGAGTTTCTCTTATGTACACTGTTTTTCTTGGATTGTTTTTGTTGAATCCTGGAACGATTAACCATCTGCCCACAACCAGCAATACCGCTGACAAGCTTCCATTAATTGGAAAACAAAACGATGGAGACCTGCGACTGGTACTGGGCAACTCGCCGGATACGGCAGCGCGGGTTCAGTTAAATAAACTCTATCAAGGGGTTTTGTTTGCTGACGGTGACGAAGGTGACTTTTTTCGGTTTTCTGTTTCCACCGGGTCACCACTGGCGTTGGAAGTAACTCATGGGAAATCAAACGGTTCGCCCATCAAGTTCGCCCTCAGACGAGCCGACAAAGGGTTGTTTGGCAACCGGGCGGAAGTCTTTGCTTATGTCAATCCAGGTGAAGCAAAAACAATATCATTAGCTGAAGCCCCAGCCTGTGACCTGATTTTTTCAGTGACCAGTGATGGGGAAGACCACAGCTATTCCTTCAAAGTGATCGGAAACGCCTGAATTTGAGTTCCTGAATTCTGGGGACCTGGTACCTGGGAATCAACATGTCCCAAGTACCAGTCACCAGGGAACTGAACAGTTTTATGCCAGTTTGGAATCGTATCCTTGATTTATCAGAAAGCGAAACCATTGAAATAATTGCTTTTCTGACCTCGATACCCCGAACCTTCAATGATATTACCTGCGTCTATGACCTCAGATCCAACCAAAACAATTGGGTACATGGCCTATTTACCGGATGAAACAGACTTTCAAATTGAAGGTGCGGTTGTCATTGCCCGCTCAAAGGATCTGATGGCCAGTTACCTGGCCGGACATCAACCCGAACCAAACACCCTGTTTCACATTATCAAAGTCACCTTTTTTGAGATTACCGCCGTGAGCATTGCCAAAAAGGTCGCTTTTCTGTTTGATCAGCCAGCCTATGAACGCTTCCGAAAGGAAGCCCTCAAGGATGAAATTCTTTTTCCTCTGTGGCGTGACCTCCAAACACCTGAGGCCAGCGGGAAATGGGTCAAGGGAGTCGGATGGAAATATCATACCACCAGGGTTCAGGGTTTTCGGAAGGGATGAGGGATGAAGGATAAGGGATGAAAAAATCACCCTGTCACTTTGTCAGTCGGTCATCTTGTCAGGGTTTGGGGTTCAGGGCCAGATTTT belongs to Acidobacteriota bacterium and includes:
- a CDS encoding protein kinase produces the protein MMKLQRLPNTLRPSFFCIGPLFLMWINTFGVFAQSELPSSKFDQPIEIHTYKYQKGDDARWAAPDFDDSGWSQTIIKKESPSEPLTDWQGYFWFRAEVTIPPAMIGQDIAFSYQKNYAHQAVEVFLNGVKVGSCGRFPPAIGFENQTTMVVPIPAHAVNTQGKVKLAFRAWAPDDPLFGTARLQFPVKIWWTMALETQVLSWKRGLMVRHIVPFILSLIFALVGIYHYVLYRRRQELTEYFWFSLTALGFAGNTFITCFWADFWVNSPRLEMRLMTLSQTLTVLMGLQFVLVFFQYPTSQLIRWYQVALIGVSGLVVIVPDRWFHANFQFLFYFSVIGVVLIGSIIYQKVMQRYVDSIPLGIGIMFVVISEILEVVKQSKFWHYLPEIDNYAQYGFASFLFMMAFSLSNRFSRVYSELDALNQDLERKVIERTEQITRQRDEIASQKEELEQRKTEVEAKNQELDEKVAELTAAQKQANRIFSALAQALPGTILDGKYQLAEKIGTGGFGAVFRATQLNLNRSVAVKVFRPAAGNDSEDAIERFRREGVSASRVNHPNAISIVDSGVSSDGIAYLVMELLNGHTLTDELRSAPRLSVSRSLKILIPVCDALSYAHSVGIIHRDIKPDNIFINQSPEGEVVKVLDFGIAKLIGAESGGIAGEQLTGTGLIVGTPAYMPPERLSGKPYDGRADVYSIGIIMFQMIAGQLPFAEAQNSLWELILAHTTRAIPSLRAYTENIPEELETLVYSALAKAPEARPSARELAHQLSIILANLDEVQTHQVTAPRELRRISTFETTPLTTGHQGEPRPTSFEGMSDAITVLAEKPDTTTLTQQAVVEQTQEVASLEPRHVANMETVVTERPAPTDE
- a CDS encoding M14 family metallopeptidase, translating into MSRKKNVASFQFLLASLLAVLFVVPALGQNPSVYPVPPSPPLTGWQPPEAGPARSLTDSTKASPPDLLTHFEKSRYVETGRYAEVLELYQKLEKRSSLIKIQPLARTPQGRDLVVVIVSKDRAFTPEAAAKTGKPIIFIQNGIHSGEIGGKDASFMFVRDVVVSKKYAALLDHVILLVMPVFNIDGHERVSAYNRINQAGPREMGFRVTAHRKNLNRDYLKADTPEMRAWLKMWTSWKPDFLMDNHVTDGMDYQYDVTISIPSGLEVWPTVGNWVRNSFVPKFQAGLEQGGHVVGPYIEPIDEQDVTKGFQGGPSTPRFSTGYAAICNRPGLLVETHSLKPYRTQVWSHYDVIVQTLHLIAGNPAALKQAVTQADEQIAALSQKQAPGVQLYLAGKLGTANEPYAFRGVTTTFEQSAITGSSIPRYGSQPVTVDSLFYDQTVPTASPVVPYGYFIPAEWTEIIDLLEAHGVQLKRLSQNLSTEVEEYTFQMVKWSDRPFEGRHLVSSFSMTPRKRTLSFPAGTIFVPMNQRVARVAFNILEPEGPDSALRWGRFDSIFEQKEYYSDYVMEPIARKMLELNPKLREEFEQRLKNDAQFAADPQARLYFFYQRSPYFETDKDVYPVVRVMHAFK
- a CDS encoding CDGSH iron-sulfur domain-containing protein → MAATKITINPNGSLRIEGDFEIFDAQGRPFGLAGRTVIGLCRCGHSVNKPFCDGAHGRNGFESVCEARELPPPVKK
- a CDS encoding polysaccharide deacetylase family protein; the encoded protein is MKNHLQRLFYSLLSALSIFHQPALSQPVIEQTPESPVIAITFDDLPLNGRQTSLILQHKMTQRLIYTIRTNRIAAVGFVNEAQLFEYGEIDRRVDLLKLWVDAELELGNHTYSHPSLHETPVEVFMEDIIRGETVTKMLYKPKKLPLRYFRHPYLRAGLSPETRAQIESFLSRRGYTIAPVTIENSDWMFNALYTPAKLAGKKHEMQAVGQAYVTYTEEMFAYFEALSEAVLGRQVRHILLLHSNELNADYFDELVGLMKKRGYHFVSLEEALADPAYQQPDTYFGKGGISWLQRWAISKEMTPRFRKKPEPPVDIQKSFGQLGY